In the genome of Streptomyces sp. NBC_00190, one region contains:
- a CDS encoding ABC-F family ATP-binding cassette domain-containing protein, translated as MSHAPAYVTCSALSFDWPDGTSVFDGFQLAVGPGRTGLIGLNGCGKSTLLKLIAGELAPSKGQLSVAGSVGYLPQNITLDTALRVDEALGIRNVRAALHAIEAGEATEANFAAVGDDWDVEERARATLDQLGLVRIGLDRTVGELSGGESVLLRLAALLLARPDVLLLDEPTNNLDLRARGRLYAAVESWTGVMVLVSHDRELLERVDQIADLHDGEVRCYGGNFTDYEELLAAEQEAAERMVRVAEADVQRQKRELADAQFKLARRKRYGQKMNDTKREPKIVMGARKRAAQESAGKHRIMHTEKLAQAKERLDHAVEAVRDDDAIRIHLPATQVPPGRRVLTLSNLRLPHGAAVRGEWELRGPERIALVGRNGSGKTTLLRTVAGLLAPESGTAVTHVTTRFLPQRLDVLDESRSVVENVARFAPQATNNLIRARLAHFLFRGARADRPAGTLSGGERFRAALAALLLAEPAPQLLMLDEPTNNLDLASVRQLTDALESYEGALVVASHDVPFLESIGITRWLLLDGDLRPTTAEEVRETLWH; from the coding sequence ATGAGTCACGCCCCTGCCTATGTCACCTGCTCCGCGCTCTCCTTCGACTGGCCCGACGGAACGTCCGTCTTCGACGGGTTCCAGCTCGCCGTCGGCCCCGGCCGTACCGGCCTGATCGGGCTCAACGGCTGCGGGAAGTCCACCCTGCTGAAGCTCATCGCCGGTGAACTGGCCCCTTCCAAGGGCCAGTTGTCCGTCGCGGGCAGTGTCGGGTACCTCCCCCAGAACATCACCCTCGACACCGCGCTGCGCGTGGACGAGGCCCTCGGCATCCGCAACGTCCGGGCCGCCCTGCACGCCATCGAGGCGGGCGAGGCCACGGAGGCGAACTTCGCCGCCGTGGGCGACGACTGGGACGTCGAGGAGCGGGCGCGGGCCACGCTCGACCAGCTCGGTCTCGTCCGCATCGGCCTGGACCGGACCGTCGGCGAACTCTCGGGCGGCGAGTCCGTACTGCTGCGGCTGGCCGCCCTGCTGCTCGCGCGCCCCGACGTCTTGCTGCTGGACGAGCCCACCAACAACCTGGACCTGCGGGCCCGGGGCCGCCTGTACGCGGCGGTCGAGTCCTGGACCGGGGTGATGGTCCTGGTCAGCCACGACCGGGAGCTGCTGGAGCGGGTCGACCAGATCGCCGATCTGCACGACGGCGAAGTCCGCTGTTACGGCGGGAACTTCACGGACTACGAGGAGTTGCTCGCCGCCGAACAGGAGGCGGCCGAGCGGATGGTCCGGGTCGCGGAGGCCGACGTACAGCGACAGAAGCGCGAACTCGCCGATGCCCAGTTCAAATTGGCGCGGCGCAAGCGCTACGGCCAGAAGATGAACGACACCAAGCGCGAGCCGAAGATCGTGATGGGCGCCCGCAAGCGGGCGGCACAGGAATCGGCGGGCAAGCACCGCATCATGCACACCGAGAAGCTGGCCCAGGCCAAGGAGCGGCTGGACCACGCGGTGGAGGCGGTGCGCGATGACGACGCGATCCGGATCCACCTGCCCGCCACCCAGGTCCCGCCGGGCCGGCGCGTACTGACCCTGAGCAACCTGCGCCTGCCCCACGGGGCAGCCGTACGGGGCGAGTGGGAGCTGCGCGGCCCGGAGCGGATCGCACTGGTGGGCCGCAACGGTTCGGGCAAGACCACGCTGTTGCGGACGGTGGCGGGGCTGCTGGCGCCGGAGTCCGGCACGGCGGTCACCCATGTGACCACGCGGTTCCTGCCGCAGCGGCTGGACGTGCTCGACGAGAGCCGTTCGGTGGTGGAGAACGTGGCGCGGTTCGCCCCGCAGGCCACGAACAACCTGATCCGGGCGCGGCTGGCGCACTTCCTGTTCCGGGGCGCCCGGGCGGACCGGCCGGCCGGCACCCTGTCCGGCGGCGAGCGCTTCCGCGCGGCGCTGGCGGCGCTGCTGCTGGCGGAGCCCGCTCCGCAGCTGCTCATGCTGGACGAGCCGACGAACAACCTGGACCTCGCGAGCGTGCGGCAGCTGACGGACGCGCTGGAGTCGTACGAGGGAGCACTCGTGGTGGCCAGCCACGACGTGCCGTTCCTGGAGTCGATCGGCATCACCCGGTGGCTGCTGCTGGACGGCGACCTGCGGCCCACCACGGCCGAGGAGGTCCGGGAGACGCTGTGGCACTGA
- the ligD gene encoding non-homologous end-joining DNA ligase, with protein sequence MGAAGNAIELDAGGRTVRLSSPDKVYFPERGLTKRDVAEYYLAVADGITRALRNRPTTLERYPDGVGGESFFQKRAPKNLPDWIPTAHIAFPSGRSADEICPTEPAAVLWAANLGCLTFHPWPVRREDTDRPDELRIDLDPQPGTDYHHAVAAAHELRALLEELGLRGWPKTSGGRGLHVFVPIAPRWTFTEVRRCAIALGRELERRMPGKVTTAWWKEERGERIFVDYNQTARDRTIASAYSVRPRPHAPVSAPLRWEEVDDAEPRDFDIVTMPARFAELGDLHAEMDDHAFTLDAVLELAARDEHEHGLGDMPYPPDYPKMPGEPKRVQPSRAKRED encoded by the coding sequence ATGGGTGCTGCAGGTAATGCGATCGAGCTCGACGCGGGCGGGCGGACGGTGCGCCTGTCCAGCCCGGACAAGGTCTACTTCCCGGAGCGCGGCCTCACCAAGCGGGACGTGGCCGAGTACTACCTGGCGGTCGCGGACGGCATCACGCGGGCCCTGCGCAACCGGCCGACGACGCTGGAGCGGTACCCGGACGGGGTGGGGGGCGAGTCCTTCTTCCAGAAGCGGGCGCCGAAGAACCTTCCCGACTGGATCCCGACCGCCCACATCGCCTTCCCGAGCGGCCGCAGCGCGGACGAGATCTGCCCGACCGAGCCGGCCGCCGTGCTGTGGGCCGCCAACCTGGGCTGCCTCACCTTCCACCCCTGGCCCGTACGGCGCGAGGACACCGACCGGCCCGACGAGCTGCGCATCGACCTCGATCCGCAGCCGGGCACCGACTACCACCACGCGGTGGCCGCCGCGCACGAGCTGCGCGCCCTGCTGGAGGAGCTGGGACTGCGGGGCTGGCCGAAGACCTCGGGCGGCCGCGGCCTGCACGTCTTCGTCCCGATCGCGCCGCGCTGGACCTTCACCGAGGTCCGCAGGTGCGCCATCGCCCTCGGCCGGGAACTGGAGCGCCGCATGCCGGGCAAGGTCACGACGGCCTGGTGGAAGGAGGAGCGGGGCGAGCGGATCTTCGTCGACTACAACCAGACGGCGCGCGACCGCACGATCGCCTCCGCCTACTCCGTCCGCCCCCGCCCGCACGCCCCGGTGTCGGCGCCGCTGCGCTGGGAGGAGGTGGACGACGCGGAGCCGCGCGACTTCGACATCGTGACCATGCCGGCCCGCTTCGCCGAACTGGGCGACCTGCACGCCGAGATGGACGACCACGCCTTCACGCTGGACGCCGTACTCGAACTCGCCGCCCGCGACGAGCACGAGCACGGCCTGGGGGACATGCCCTACCCTCCGGACTACCCGAAGATGCCGGGGGAACCGAAGCGGGTCCAGCCGAGCCGGGCGAAGCGAGAGGACTGA
- a CDS encoding acyl-ACP desaturase: MTITSPHLGSSEAWTDAKLLFALEEVVEKELNRHLKVTKDWMPHEYVPWSDGRNFPGFFEDGEAWDPAQSKVTDIGKIALVVNLLTEDNLPSYHHEIASLFGRNGAWGTWVHRWTAEEGRHGIVMRDYLLASRAVDPDKLEAFRMQHMSEGFESDNRHSMLHSVAYVAFQELATRISHRNTGHQSGDPVCDRMLARIAQDENLHMVFYRNLLGAAFELAPDLTMQAVRDVVVNFRMPGHGMPGFERMAAQMAIGGVYNLRIHHDDVLSPVIRFLKIMDIDGLGPEGHKAQEELGLFMNGLDSEARKFDERLAARAARLAARKA; the protein is encoded by the coding sequence GTGACGATCACCTCTCCCCACCTCGGCAGCTCGGAGGCGTGGACGGACGCCAAGCTGCTGTTCGCGCTGGAAGAGGTGGTCGAAAAGGAGCTCAACCGCCATCTGAAGGTCACCAAGGACTGGATGCCCCACGAGTACGTCCCGTGGAGCGACGGCCGGAACTTCCCGGGATTCTTCGAGGACGGCGAGGCCTGGGACCCGGCGCAGTCCAAGGTCACCGACATCGGCAAGATCGCGCTGGTCGTGAACCTGCTGACCGAGGACAACCTCCCCAGCTACCACCACGAGATCGCCTCGCTCTTCGGCCGCAACGGCGCCTGGGGCACCTGGGTGCACCGCTGGACGGCCGAGGAGGGCCGCCACGGCATCGTGATGCGCGACTACCTGCTGGCCTCGCGCGCCGTGGACCCGGACAAGCTGGAAGCGTTCCGGATGCAGCACATGTCGGAGGGGTTCGAGTCCGACAACCGCCACTCCATGCTCCACTCGGTGGCGTACGTCGCCTTCCAGGAGCTCGCCACCCGCATCTCGCACCGCAACACCGGCCACCAGTCCGGTGACCCGGTCTGCGACCGGATGCTGGCCCGCATCGCGCAGGACGAGAACCTGCACATGGTCTTCTACCGCAACCTGCTGGGCGCGGCCTTCGAGCTCGCCCCGGACCTGACCATGCAGGCCGTACGGGACGTCGTCGTCAACTTCCGGATGCCCGGACACGGCATGCCCGGCTTCGAGCGGATGGCCGCGCAGATGGCGATCGGCGGGGTCTACAACCTGCGGATCCACCACGACGACGTACTGAGCCCCGTGATCCGCTTCCTGAAGATCATGGACATCGACGGCCTGGGCCCGGAGGGCCACAAGGCCCAGGAGGAGCTCGGCCTCTTCATGAACGGCCTGGACTCCGAGGCCCGCAAGTTCGACGAGCGCCTGGCCGCCCGCGCGGCGCGCCTCGCGGCCCGCAAGGCCTGA
- a CDS encoding WhiB family transcriptional regulator — MSMNTTTTTATAWYDLALCAQTGPGFFFPEPGSSLRDAKRLCGACEGRAACLEYALANDERFGVWGGLSESERHALRSRRS; from the coding sequence ATGTCGATGAACACCACCACCACCACTGCAACTGCTTGGTACGACCTCGCCCTGTGCGCCCAGACGGGCCCGGGCTTCTTCTTCCCCGAGCCCGGCTCTTCGCTGCGCGACGCGAAGCGGCTGTGCGGGGCGTGCGAGGGGCGGGCGGCGTGCCTGGAGTACGCCCTGGCCAATGACGAACGCTTCGGCGTCTGGGGCGGCCTCTCCGAGTCCGAACGCCACGCCCTGCGCTCGCGCCGCAGCTGA
- a CDS encoding SsgA family sporulation/cell division regulator — protein sequence MITVIEQAVQARLVATAPKVETIPVTLCYDRSDPFAVRMAFPAPATLEGVEVSWTFARELLESGLNRPSGSGDVRVRPYDAERTTIEFHAPEGVAIVLMATAELHRFLERSRAVVPEGLEHLYLDMDHSLAELMRDTC from the coding sequence TTGATCACTGTCATCGAGCAGGCCGTACAGGCCCGTCTGGTCGCCACCGCGCCGAAGGTCGAGACCATTCCCGTCACTCTCTGTTACGATCGATCGGATCCGTTCGCCGTGCGCATGGCCTTCCCCGCCCCGGCCACGCTGGAGGGCGTCGAGGTCTCCTGGACCTTCGCGCGCGAGCTGCTGGAATCCGGACTGAACCGCCCGTCGGGCTCCGGCGACGTGCGCGTGCGCCCGTACGACGCCGAGCGGACCACGATCGAATTCCACGCACCCGAGGGCGTGGCGATCGTGCTCATGGCGACGGCGGAGCTGCACCGGTTCCTGGAGCGCTCTCGGGCCGTGGTTCCGGAGGGCCTGGAGCACCTCTACCTCGACATGGACCACAGCCTGGCCGAGCTGATGCGCGACACCTGCTGA
- a CDS encoding TetR/AcrR family transcriptional regulator, which produces MADGRVERGNRTRRTVLDRTVGIASVDGLEGLSLGKIAADLGLSKSGVFALFGSKEDLQLATVRAAVDVFVEQVVRPVREDPAGLAKVWRVCELWLGYSGRRVFPGGCFFCGASAEFDARPGPVRDEIAKVRSDWTRYVERVLEEARLAGGLRDGFDPADVPQLAFEVIALMELANAHSVLHEDPAAYERAGRGILDRLRAVAAAPEELPDRPPVFNSPS; this is translated from the coding sequence ATGGCAGACGGACGCGTGGAACGCGGCAACCGGACGCGACGGACGGTTCTCGACCGGACGGTGGGCATCGCCTCCGTGGACGGCCTCGAAGGCCTGTCCCTGGGGAAGATCGCCGCGGACCTCGGCCTGAGCAAGAGCGGCGTGTTCGCTCTCTTCGGCTCCAAGGAGGACCTTCAGCTCGCGACCGTCCGCGCCGCCGTGGACGTGTTCGTCGAGCAGGTCGTCCGGCCCGTGCGCGAGGACCCCGCAGGGCTCGCCAAGGTGTGGCGGGTGTGCGAGCTGTGGCTCGGCTACTCCGGGCGCCGCGTCTTCCCCGGCGGATGCTTCTTCTGCGGAGCCTCCGCGGAGTTCGACGCCCGCCCCGGCCCCGTACGCGACGAGATCGCCAAGGTGCGCTCCGACTGGACGCGTTACGTCGAGCGGGTCCTCGAAGAGGCCCGGCTGGCGGGCGGGCTCCGGGACGGGTTCGACCCCGCGGACGTTCCCCAGCTCGCCTTCGAGGTGATCGCCCTGATGGAGCTGGCCAACGCGCACTCCGTCCTGCACGAGGACCCGGCGGCGTACGAGCGCGCCGGCCGCGGCATCCTCGACCGGCTCCGGGCGGTGGCGGCCGCTCCGGAGGAGCTCCCGGACCGGCCGCCCGTCTTCAACTCCCCTTCCTGA
- a CDS encoding serine hydrolase domain-containing protein, which produces MRSTYIRLRRACVATAAAGLLIAPAVAGSAYGAPAQGWFAPAAASPTPSPDGDTEFKQLTPAVAAQLDAAILQVLREAHVPGVTVGLWAPGKGSYVRNFGVADKATGAPMQSDFRIRIGSETKTFTVTALLQLVDQGKVGLDDPIGKYIAGVPNGDRITLRQLAGMRSGLFNYTDDNGFIKAFEANPDKPFTPQQLLGYSFAHPVQFAPGAKWQYSNTNLILLGLVVEKITGRPLREVIGRDVLQPAGLRHTLFPVGAEFPLPHAQGYTDQSDSGKIVNATNWDPTWAWAAGAMISDLQDLRSWARTLATGTLLTPATQAERLKTTSVGIPGAGYGLGIFNIQGWIGHNGSLPGYETLTVYLPEAQATMVVLLNTDVPHDGQEPSTLFGEAITSIVSPDHVYPGHKPTAPNPG; this is translated from the coding sequence GTGAGGTCGACGTACATACGGCTTCGCCGGGCCTGCGTGGCCACCGCCGCCGCAGGTCTGCTCATCGCCCCGGCCGTCGCTGGCTCCGCCTACGGAGCGCCCGCCCAGGGGTGGTTCGCCCCCGCCGCCGCCTCCCCCACCCCCTCCCCGGACGGCGACACGGAGTTCAAGCAGCTCACTCCGGCCGTCGCGGCCCAGCTGGACGCCGCCATCCTCCAGGTCCTGCGCGAGGCCCATGTGCCGGGCGTCACCGTGGGGCTGTGGGCCCCCGGCAAGGGCAGTTACGTGAGGAACTTCGGGGTCGCGGACAAGGCGACCGGCGCTCCCATGCAGAGCGATTTCCGCATTCGCATCGGCAGTGAGACGAAGACGTTCACCGTGACCGCCCTCCTCCAACTGGTCGACCAGGGCAAGGTCGGCCTGGACGACCCCATCGGCAAGTACATCGCCGGAGTTCCGAACGGGGACCGCATCACCCTGCGCCAACTCGCCGGCATGCGCAGCGGACTGTTCAATTACACCGATGACAACGGCTTCATCAAGGCGTTCGAAGCCAACCCCGACAAGCCCTTCACACCACAGCAGTTGCTCGGCTACTCCTTCGCGCACCCCGTGCAGTTCGCACCGGGCGCGAAGTGGCAGTACTCCAACACCAACCTGATCCTGCTCGGTCTGGTGGTCGAGAAGATCACCGGTCGGCCGCTCCGCGAGGTGATCGGACGGGACGTCCTGCAGCCGGCCGGTCTGCGCCACACGCTCTTCCCGGTCGGGGCCGAGTTCCCCCTGCCGCACGCGCAGGGTTACACCGACCAGTCGGACTCGGGCAAGATCGTGAACGCGACCAACTGGGACCCGACCTGGGCCTGGGCCGCCGGAGCGATGATCTCCGACCTCCAGGACCTGCGCAGTTGGGCACGGACCCTCGCCACCGGCACGCTGCTGACGCCCGCGACCCAGGCCGAGCGGCTGAAGACCACCTCGGTCGGCATTCCCGGCGCCGGTTACGGGCTCGGCATCTTCAACATCCAGGGCTGGATCGGCCACAACGGCTCACTGCCCGGGTACGAGACGCTGACCGTCTATCTGCCGGAGGCCCAGGCGACCATGGTGGTCCTCCTCAACACCGACGTCCCGCACGACGGCCAGGAGCCCAGCACCCTGTTCGGCGAGGCGATCACCAGCATCGTCAGTCCGGACCACGTGTACCCCGGACACAAGCCGACCGCCCCGAATCCCGGCTGA
- a CDS encoding NAD(P)/FAD-dependent oxidoreductase: MAHVLVIGGGVGGAATALLAARQGHTAELFERDTRAPGTALDRDFFGWRRPTVPQATQPHALLGAARGVLRDELPDVHQEMLRLGARERHELDWFDVRPPARPGDEDLVMLQARRIVLESALATALRAEPGVVARYGEPVTGLLTEPGVRVTGVITEAGSYEGDLVVDAGGRRGGVERWLTAAGCRPPVVERHRTGLAYFCRWYRLPEGMDEGPRRPWAVTGGAFAGCAVFPADNRLFAVTLFVHTADTTRSALRDTAVFEAAARSFPPGAAWLALGAEPLSEVLATASLDNRWSALADERGPVVSGLVPVGDAITHTNPTLGQGTSLALWAARRVARTAHRDPGSEAFAEGHHAWAVRTLKPWFDFQVVADEAIGERFATRAVRAGTARDVAALFECALEDPEVMRARARVRHLAEPPERAYADPAVRERVARWLAARPEYAPNAVGPDRAEWEKLTSG, from the coding sequence ATGGCACACGTACTGGTCATCGGCGGAGGTGTCGGAGGGGCGGCCACCGCCCTGCTCGCGGCGCGGCAAGGACACACGGCGGAGCTGTTCGAGCGCGACACGCGGGCCCCGGGTACCGCGCTCGATCGCGATTTCTTCGGCTGGCGGCGGCCGACCGTACCGCAGGCGACGCAGCCGCATGCCCTGCTGGGCGCGGCGCGGGGCGTCCTGCGGGACGAACTGCCAGACGTCCACCAGGAGATGCTCCGGCTCGGCGCCCGCGAGCGGCACGAGCTGGACTGGTTCGACGTACGGCCGCCCGCGCGACCCGGCGACGAGGACCTCGTCATGCTCCAGGCCCGGCGCATCGTCCTGGAGAGCGCGCTGGCCACCGCCCTGCGCGCCGAACCGGGCGTCGTCGCGCGGTACGGGGAGCCGGTCACCGGGCTGCTCACGGAGCCCGGGGTCCGGGTGACGGGAGTGATCACGGAGGCCGGGAGTTACGAGGGGGACCTCGTCGTGGACGCGGGCGGCCGGCGCGGAGGCGTCGAGCGCTGGCTGACCGCGGCGGGGTGCCGCCCGCCGGTCGTGGAACGGCACCGCACGGGTCTCGCGTACTTCTGCCGCTGGTACCGGCTGCCCGAGGGCATGGACGAGGGGCCGCGCCGGCCCTGGGCGGTGACGGGCGGCGCCTTCGCCGGGTGCGCGGTCTTCCCGGCCGACAACCGGCTCTTCGCCGTGACGCTGTTCGTGCACACCGCGGACACCACGCGTTCGGCGCTGCGCGACACCGCCGTCTTCGAGGCCGCCGCCCGTTCCTTCCCGCCCGGCGCGGCCTGGCTGGCACTGGGCGCCGAGCCGCTGTCGGAGGTACTGGCCACCGCGAGCCTGGACAACCGGTGGAGCGCGCTCGCCGACGAGCGCGGGCCGGTGGTGAGCGGGCTGGTGCCCGTCGGGGACGCGATCACGCACACCAACCCCACGCTCGGACAGGGCACCTCGCTGGCGCTGTGGGCCGCGCGCAGGGTGGCCCGTACGGCGCACCGGGACCCGGGATCCGAGGCGTTCGCCGAGGGCCACCACGCCTGGGCGGTGCGCACCCTGAAGCCGTGGTTCGACTTCCAGGTCGTCGCCGACGAGGCCATCGGGGAGCGGTTCGCGACCCGGGCCGTGCGTGCGGGGACGGCACGGGACGTGGCCGCGCTGTTCGAATGCGCGCTGGAGGATCCGGAGGTGATGCGGGCGCGGGCCAGGGTCCGGCACCTGGCCGAGCCGCCGGAGCGGGCGTACGCGGATCCGGCGGTCCGGGAGCGGGTGGCGCGCTGGCTGGCCGCGCGGCCGGAGTACGCGCCGAACGCGGTGGGGCCGGACCGGGCGGAGTGGGAGAAGCTGACCTCGGGGTGA
- a CDS encoding ATP-dependent DNA ligase has translation MDLPVMPPVKPMLAKSVARIPPGMQYEAKWDGFRAIVHRDGDEIEIGSRTGKSLTRYFPELAAALKENLPPRCVMDGEIVIVHGGRLDFDRLTERIHPAASRVKLLAETTPASFVAFDLLALGDEALLDTPLTDRRHALARSLSTARPPVHLAPATTDPALAQEWFERFEGAGLDGVIAKPLDLPYRPDARLMYKIKHERTADVVLAGFRFHKSGPIIGSLLLGLYDGHGALQHVGVCAAFPMKRRAELVEELEPLRMPDPGGHPWAAWAEESAHESARLPGATSRWTGKKDLSWVPLRPERVIEVKYDHMEGDRFRHTAQFARWRPDRAPESCTYAQLEEVVRYDLAEVLGPPPAG, from the coding sequence ATGGATCTGCCGGTGATGCCGCCCGTGAAGCCGATGCTCGCCAAGTCCGTGGCCAGGATCCCGCCGGGCATGCAGTACGAGGCCAAGTGGGACGGCTTCCGCGCCATCGTGCACCGCGACGGCGACGAGATCGAGATCGGCAGCCGCACGGGCAAGTCCCTGACCCGGTACTTTCCCGAACTGGCGGCGGCCCTGAAGGAGAACCTGCCCCCGCGCTGCGTCATGGACGGCGAGATCGTGATCGTTCATGGCGGGCGCCTCGACTTCGACCGGCTGACCGAACGGATCCACCCCGCTGCTTCGCGCGTGAAACTGCTCGCCGAAACGACCCCCGCCAGCTTCGTCGCCTTCGATCTGCTCGCCCTCGGCGACGAGGCGCTCCTCGACACCCCGCTCACCGACCGCCGCCACGCCCTCGCCCGGTCCCTCTCCACCGCCCGGCCCCCCGTTCACCTCGCGCCCGCGACCACCGACCCCGCCCTCGCGCAGGAGTGGTTCGAGCGATTCGAGGGCGCCGGGCTCGACGGGGTCATCGCCAAGCCCCTCGATCTCCCCTACCGGCCCGACGCGCGCCTCATGTACAAGATCAAACACGAGCGTACGGCCGACGTGGTCCTCGCGGGTTTCCGTTTCCACAAGAGCGGTCCGATCATCGGATCGCTGCTGCTCGGCCTCTACGACGGCCACGGCGCCCTCCAGCACGTCGGCGTGTGCGCCGCCTTCCCCATGAAGCGCCGGGCCGAGCTCGTCGAGGAGCTCGAACCGCTGCGCATGCCGGACCCCGGGGGCCACCCGTGGGCCGCCTGGGCCGAGGAGTCCGCCCACGAGAGCGCCCGGCTGCCCGGCGCGACGAGCCGCTGGACCGGGAAGAAGGACCTGTCCTGGGTACCGCTGCGCCCCGAGCGGGTCATCGAGGTGAAGTACGACCACATGGAGGGCGACCGGTTCCGGCACACGGCCCAGTTCGCCCGCTGGCGGCCCGACCGGGCGCCGGAGAGCTGCACCTACGCCCAGTTGGAGGAAGTGGTCCGCTACGACCTCGCCGAGGTGCTCGGCCCCCCGCCGGCCGGCTGA
- a CDS encoding VOC family protein: MLTTDYKDGSPNWVDLGTPDVAAAAEFYAGLFGWDFQAGGEEVGGYGMFHLGGKTVAGGMTVPADQGPCAWQVYFQTSDADATAAAVVKAGGSVTFEPMDVLDFGRMAIFADPEGVGFGVWQPRKNSGLGAVTEVGSLCWTELYTGDVARAAEFYHGVLGWEIGETFEGGSYTMAKPAGTTEQASFGGLVPISSDPVEDAERPYWTPYFEVADCDATAAKAEESGGKVRLTPELMEGVGRFAKLQDPFGARFAVIASVPTVGG; encoded by the coding sequence ATGCTCACCACGGACTACAAGGACGGCTCCCCGAACTGGGTGGACCTCGGTACGCCGGACGTCGCCGCCGCAGCGGAGTTCTACGCGGGACTGTTCGGCTGGGACTTCCAGGCTGGTGGCGAGGAGGTCGGTGGATACGGGATGTTCCACCTCGGCGGCAAGACGGTCGCGGGCGGCATGACGGTCCCGGCGGACCAGGGCCCGTGCGCCTGGCAGGTGTACTTCCAGACCTCCGACGCGGACGCGACGGCGGCGGCCGTGGTCAAGGCGGGCGGTTCGGTGACCTTCGAGCCGATGGATGTCCTGGACTTCGGCCGGATGGCGATATTCGCCGATCCGGAGGGAGTGGGCTTCGGGGTGTGGCAGCCCAGGAAGAACAGCGGCCTGGGCGCGGTGACGGAGGTGGGCTCCCTGTGCTGGACGGAGCTGTACACGGGCGACGTGGCCCGGGCGGCCGAGTTCTACCACGGGGTGCTCGGCTGGGAGATCGGCGAGACGTTCGAGGGCGGTTCGTACACGATGGCCAAGCCGGCCGGCACGACGGAGCAGGCCTCCTTCGGCGGTCTGGTCCCGATCTCGTCGGATCCGGTGGAGGACGCCGAACGGCCCTACTGGACGCCGTACTTCGAGGTGGCCGATTGTGATGCGACGGCGGCGAAGGCGGAGGAGTCGGGCGGCAAGGTCCGCCTCACCCCGGAGTTGATGGAGGGGGTCGGCCGTTTCGCCAAGCTGCAGGATCCCTTCGGGGCGCGATTCGCGGTCATAGCCAGCGTGCCGACGGTGGGCGGATGA